Sequence from the Scyliorhinus torazame isolate Kashiwa2021f chromosome 3, sScyTor2.1, whole genome shotgun sequence genome:
tggtaacccccaggatattgataatggggaaatcagtgatggtaatgctattgaatgccaTGGGGCGATGGTTtggttctctcttgtaggagaaggtcattgcctgacacttgtgtggcacaaatgttacttgccacttgtcagcccaagcctggatattgtccaggtcttgctgcatttggaaatggactgcttcattatctgaggagtcattaaTGTTGCTGAACATCCCCTCTTCTCTTTAtaatgaaaggaaggtcattgatgaagcagctgaagatggttggacctaggacactcccctgaggaactcctgcagtgatgtcctggaactgagatgattgacctccaaccaccacaaccatcttccttcgtaCCAGCACTCCAATCAGCGGAGAGTTTTTACCCTgagtcccattgactccagttttgctagggagagatagaggggcgagcTCAGTGCCGTACTGTTACCAGTAAGAGGGTGAGGTGCGATCAGTGGATTCCTATTTGCAGTATTAGGGCAGGGAGACATCTGGATTCCACTCAGTAGATTCCTGTGGACATGGAGAAAGGAGAGTGATCAATAGAATACTGTGGACAGTGATCAAAAGGGTAGGGGCTCAATGGAGTCCTGTGGACAGTGGGTatctacggcagcacagtggttagcactgttgcctcacagctccagggtcccagattagattgggtcacagtctgtgcagagtctgcacattctccctacgtcagcgtgggtttcctccggatgctttggtttcttcccacaagtcccaaaagatgtgcttgttaggtgatttgaacattctgaattctccctctgtgtaccccgaactggtgccggagtgtggcgacgagggggttttcacaataacttctttgcagtgttaatgtaagtctacttgtgacaataataaagattatgattattttgATTCTTTAATGCCACACTCGgccgaatgctgccttgatgtcaagggcagtcatctcACCGCACTCTTATGTTCACTCGTTTGTCCCTGTTTGAACCACGGCTGTCATGAGGttgggagctgagtgaccctggcggaacacaaCCTGAGCaaccgtgagcaggttatttctgaaTCAGTATCATTTGATAgagctgttgatgatcccttccgtcactttgctgatgattgagagaagaCTGAAAGGGCAATAATTGGCCGGGTTTGATTTATCCtggtttttgtggacaggacatatctgggcaattttccacattgctggcagTGTTGTAGCCGTGTTGAGTGCGGACATTTCTGGAGCAAAGgtcgtcagcacttttgccagaatATTGTGAGGGCACTTGGAGGAGTGGCTAAAAGTGAGGacggcacaaattggctgctgcaggtCATAGACAGGCTACAGAATGGACCGACAAACGGCAGATTGAATTTATTACAGAGAGgtttgaggtgatacattttggcagaAGGAATAGGGAGAGGCAATACAAATTTAATGGCATAATTCTTAaaagtgtgcaggaacagaggaacctgtgggggaggggggggggggtgcatatgcatAAAAAAGGTAGAACATATTGAGAGAGTGGTTAGAAAAGCATATGGAACATTGGGATTTGTAAACCGAGGTATCGAGTGCAAAAGCATTATACTGAATCTTCATAAATCTCGGATTCGACCCCAATTACGGaccggtttagcacactgggctaaatagctggcttgtaatgcagaacaaggcagcagcgcgggttcaattcccgtaccagcctccctgaacaggcgccggaatatggcgactaggggctttacacagtaacttcattgaagcctacttgtgacaataagttattattattattagagtattgtgagcagttctggtcaccgcacttcaGGAAAATGTGTGGAGGGTCCTTGAGAGGATGCGTAGATACAAGGTTAGATTGGAAAAGCTGTATTGTTTCCTGGAATAAaggagattgagaggagatttgacagagacgTACAAGGTTGTGGTGCTCAAGGAAAAACTCCTCCCGTTATCTGATGGTACAAGAACAAGGGGACAACAGTATCAGATTTTGGGcaaaagatagggagaatgtgttttACACAGTGAGGGTTAattacctggaactcactgccctggAAGGGGAACCAATCAATACTTTCAAAAGGATATTGGATAGACACtgaaggaaataaactttcagGGCAATGAGTATCGagtgggggaatgggactcacCTGATACCACCACAGGCAGCTGGCATGGACTTGACATGCCACATTATCCTCTATGCCATAAAGGACTCTGAGACTCCATGACCCCATGACTATCAGTATAATTGAAGTTCCCCATTATCATTTGAATCATTGTTATGACACACTGGGCTAGTGCACCGTCAATTCCAGCACCACGCGCCCTGGAATCACAATGCAAGTGAATTAATCAGTAATTCTTACAAAAATACCTGTGTCTTTGgcacttggctgcccaataattacagtcacaagGTTTGTAATTTTAagcacaataactgtttatttataacaaggactatcagaaaatatgcagtaaatacaattggttaacgAAGAGCTAATACGTACTTCCCACTTTAACTGTCTCACCCACTACCCACAAACAGAAATCAAACAAACACAGAAGTGTGGAAAAGGTTAAAAAATAATacagatgaaggtcaaaagataagagtcttcaaATGGTATTTCTTTAGCACACTCTCTTTACAGCAAGCAGATTAGAGACTTTGGTTTTCAGCTGGTAATGGTGttctttgtagattcattcattcaggtagtttagaaaatgcagtactcacGGGCAACAGGCTTTCTGCAGAGGTACCACGATTTCTCATCAAACTGAACCTTCAGCTCGAGGTTTgccttcaggcctctgcagtctcaagaggataaaacccagacttgctggagagacaGTCAGCCCTCACAATGGCCTTCTGGAGAGATTTAGCTGGacctttttggagagagttagttggatttCTTCAccgggctgccagaatcaaaactgaaaccaaacccaAGCCTTGCGACTCTGAAAAGCatatcagtgggatcagatccaatcaccatctgttactgggcagagctcagccttttgggccaattcattggccaccagacaaTCAATAAAATCGAGTACTCACCGATGCCAGCCAGTCAACAATAACCAGTTTAAACCAGCATAGCCTTCCGGATTCATCAGTTTGAATTAAAGGCTTCTTACAAGTtgcttgccttaaagtgagatGCCTGTCAATCATCCATAGATTAAAAGTACAgcaacaaaataaaagaaaagggaaataagggaataaacaggaaggacccttacatcatAGAATCTATAGTTCTTGCACCTCTCCATATTTTCTCtgcaaatttgttcctctataTATATCTTTCCCACTAGTTGGTGTCCTATAGAATGCACCACTAATTTGTGTAATGGTAACTATTGTTTTAAAGTGTAACTCTTTCTGCAGCTCTGCATTATTCCCCTTAATCACAACAACATTTCTCCTCTTTCTTTTCTTCACACTCTTTCTTGAACACCAGCAATATttagtactcagtcctgcccatttTTGATATGGTCTCTGATATGACCATGACATCATATTCCCACTTCGTCCATccgtctgtccgtccatccatccatccagtttaTCCTGGTTCCCATTCCATTGTAAAGTTTGTTTGAACCCTCCCCGACGGTTTAAGGAATTTTCCCGCAAGGACATTGGTCCCGGCTTTGTTGAGGTTCAAACTGTTCAACTTTcgttctcaccttccccagaacaaGCCCCAATATTCTGGGAATTTAAAATCTTCCTTCCTGAATTATCTTTGCAACCATGCTCTAACTCCAATTTCTATATTTACTTGCGCATGGCACCAGGAATAATGCAGAGTTatctacctttgaggttctgcttgtaATCTCTTTCCCAGCTCTCTAAAATCtgattgcaggacctcatccctcatTCTATTTCTACCATTTTATTGATGTGGGCCACAGCCACTGACTGTTCACAGTCCCTCCTTAGCATGTTCTGCAGCTGCTCACTCACATCCTTGACTCTGGCAACAGGGAGGCAATGTACCATCCTGAATTAACTTCTGTGgctgcagaaacgcctgtctgaactctttcagctgatgatccTTACTGTACATGTGATTGTCCAGCACATGAAAAGTGTTCTGGAGTTCCCATACGGAACAGAATATACAAGCAAAGGGACTGAGGTGCCACATGTCTCTATTTAGTAGACTGATTCAATTTTACAGAAATAGCGACTTGTTAAAGATATGTATACAAACATCACCAGCTACTCTCCAACCAGTACTTTCCCTGATGCTGATGTTACTTTACATTTTTTTAACCTTGTTCCCTAATGCTTGTGCTCCCTCTGCTCCCCTGCTGCATCCTGAACTTCTTCAGACTCAGGATTCTCCAAACAACCAATCACATATTGCTATCCTGTAACGTCATTCCTTTATTATTTGCAGCTGTGCTCTCTTTGAATCGTGCTAACTCCCCATCGCCACTTTCGCTTATTGGTCTCTTGCACTGTTTGCCTTCAGTCCCGTGTTCCTTTGTTTCTACTTGATAGTAAAAGAAAGACTGAATTTTAGCATTTGGATTCCCTCACAGCAGGAGAGGCAGGCAGTGGGTTAGGAACCGTGAAGCAAGTTTTTCCATGGTTCTTTAACTTAACCAAGGCATTAACATTCCACTTCTGGGTTTCCTAACCAATCAGGACATGATCAAAATCTGCATTTAACTGTTGAATCTTCAGCGATTAAAGGGAGCTCGACAAGAGACAAAACGGAACAATTTTACTGCACCTTGAGTAATGAAGTCTCAATGAGAGAAGAAGGTTGTCACATGGTTCCTGAGGCATGCATATCATGCTGCAGGTTATAAGGGTCTACATTGTTCCCAGCAGGTGGAGGAGGAAACCCGCCACTATAACAAACCACTGGAAGTGGCTATGATTGTGAGCAGAAGTGTGGTCCATCGTGAGATCGCCATTTAACATTGTATAAAAGGCTGGCCAGTAAGGGACCAATCTGCAAAAGGCCCGGGAGAGATCTACCGGGAAGTGTGCGTACCGTAAATAtgaataaatcaaagttctttattttactcggtgtggactcccctttTCCTTATTAAAGGTGACGTCAGTGTCAATGTGGAAATTGTCATGTTTCCGGACAACGTCACTGAAGGGCAGCATGTAGAcaaaaataggaagggtgcaacCCTTCTGGGCGTGGGAGCGGGACGAAAAGCTATTGCAGGTGATTCTGTGTCTAAATGGAAATGGAACCAGGCAATGTGGTCCCATTCCGATTTACACCTGAAGAAAGATATTgaagaggatggtgtggtcaactgcGTTGAGGCCTACTGACAGGTTGAGAAAATTGAGAAGGACCTGCTTACCACGGTGACGGTCACATAGTGGACCGCAGCTTCTGATGGAATGGCAATTAAGTCGAATTGCCCACTCTACCTGAAAGTTCTTACCTTAAAATCCTCATGATCCTATCTCACATGATCTTCCGACTGGCTGGGCGAGACCTGAGTAGCGCAGCGCGTCCCCAGGTCTAGCATCGAAGGGCGGCAGAGTCAGAAGGTAAGTAAACCCCACCCCCATTTTTAAATGTTAAATTTAaagttccagccaggtttaaagGTGTTGGTAAATGTTGGTGAGGGTTagggtggggatggtgttgggTTGGGTCGGACCTTGGGTCGGGTTGGATCAGGCCCAGGTGTAAGGGGTGAGTGTAGTCAGTTCACATTGGGCCTTTTGGAGGTGGGAGGAAGTTGGGGAGGGTGTGTTCAAACAGgccttttgtgtgtgtgggtgaggggtgtgtgtgtttggtctTTGTGGGTGGGTGTCGGGCCTTGGTACGGCTGTGGGTGTAAATGGGGGACAGATGGATTGAGAGTCAGGCCTGACGGGCGGGAGGAAAGTGTCTCCGTGGCGGTGGGGGGAGCCCATGGGAGAGTGATTTAAAGGGATGCGGGTGTCCCCTGTGGGTTGAAGGAATGGGGAACACTCCAATTGGTGCCCTCAAGCTAGAAGGTATGGCCCATTATATCACTTGTGGCTTAAGTAAGGGCCAGTTTAATGCTGAAGCAGGTTCAGAACTATGATCAGAAGGATTCAAATATGGAGATGCAGAAAAGGCGAGCATGGATTTGGGAGTGAACAAGATTTTTATGAACTTTGGAAATAATAGTCCTCAGAGATTGGGAAGTAGTTTTGCAAAgacaaggggttggattctctgtttttgggactatgtccccacggcgtCATAAAAACTGTGTACTTTCAGGCCAGAAAAaccgcagggggctagcagggacccggcgtaaaactagcagcttttggtGCAGATATTggacccgcacttccgggtcggaggccgtgcatgcgcacggcggctgcctccagtggccgtgccgtgctccatggcagattcAGACCGTGGAGTTGGATATTAAAAatagaccccccgatcggccgtgcgcacgaccctgaccgcccgcccgAACATTCCCCGGCTGCGTATAAGGCCGCCCCCTGCCTTCCGATTGGCCTGAACCAGCCAGGGCAgccactgagtctgcagccaccatgctAGTATCCCGACTGGCAGGAACATGTTAGATCGAAGCCatcgtcgggggcggagaatgacgggacaggcctccagcaatggctgcaggtaggtgctttgtggcgcggcgtactctctTTTAAGGAGAAGGGTGAAGATTGCAGCTTTGATGGATAAAGCCATAGTATATGGGAAAAAAAATTATAATATGAGCTAATATATGAACTAGGAAGGGGCGTTGCACCATCATCTGTTTGGTGGGAATAAGACTGAGGGGAAAGTGGTGGGTcaggaacaaggggcgggattctcagcgaaccggcaggggggggggcactccggcacagaggagtggcgtgaaccactccagtgtcgggccgctgcgaaggggcggaatcctccgcaccttcagggtctaggccggtgccggagtgtttggcgccgcgccagtagacgcggaagggcctccgccagccggcacgagttggcgccagCGTGTGcttgcatcatcccagcgcatgcgcaggggggttcttccccgcaccagccatggcggagggtgacagcggccggtgcggagggataaagtgcccccacggcacaggcctgcctgtggatcggtgggccccgatcgcgggccaggccaccatggggcatcCCCtgcggccagatccccccgcgccccccccccccgaggactctgcaggccgcccgtggagcaaggtcccgccggtaagggcctgttgtgatttacgccgacgggacccgCTGAAAAcgagtggccactcggcccatcgtgggccagagagtcgccggggggggggggggcgctgccagcagccgccgaccagcgcaccgcgattcccgcccctgccaaaaccccggcaccggagaattcggcagccggcaggggcgggattcacgccgccccccggcgatttcagtgaggggagataTGAGAATATGAGAGAAAGATGTGAGCTCAGGGCTCAAGCAGGAGAAAACCTTGGAAGTCTACTGAGAGTAGACAGTAATTGCTTCATACATTGTAGGTGAAAAATGTCAATGAATgatataatcatagaattatagaatccctaaactgcagaaagaggccattcagataTTGAGTCTGAACTTTCAAAAGAcaaccttacctaggcccaatccccttcctggcccaatccccctccctattcctaaggggaaatttagcatggccaatccacctaacctgcacatctttggactttgggagaaaaccggagcaaccggaggaaacccacgcagacacggggagaacgtacaaactccacagtcacccgaggttggaatcgaacccgggtctctggcactgtgaggtagcagtgcttaaACAGTAATAGTGAgtcaaaaaataaataattttaataGTATAATCATGTGAAAAACAAGAAAAATCTCTAATGTTAACAATAAATCTTATGCTCTGGATTTGCCTATGAATGGAAATGGTCTCTCCATTtatcccatcaaatcccttcatcatTTTAAGCACATAATTAGGTCACCCCCCTCAACTTTCTAAACTCGAGGAAATATAATCCAGTTTACAAAAGGCACGAAGAAGAGTGGCAAGCTCGTACAAAGAGGACCTATTAGCAAAAAGTTCATTTAAATGTCATTGCATTTGCCTCGTCTGATGTTTATTTACATGAAAACGTTTGAGGGAATTCTTAAAGTCCGCATGAGGCACTTTTGTCACAACGACAAAGGGATTTCTCGTGAATTTTAAATTCCCGAGAAACTTAATCTGACAAATGCGACAACAAACATAGCTGCAATTCAGCTATGGGCTGGGGATGGCCTCAAACCCCTCATCATCCAATCTGCACATCTCAGCTGATAAGATCATTGGGAGagtgacatagaaaataggagcagggggaggccattcagcccctcgagcctgctccgccacatgGAGATATTTGTAATTTTGCAAAATACCTGGAGTAAAGCGAGGTACAGCTGGTGTGATGTTTTTCttttaaagaaaaaataaaataagatGGATAAAATAAGTTTTCACCATCTAGGTTTCAGAATTCTGAGCCATTCCTTTGCATgcatattgtcataatatacaccagtatatcacggtgcagacacccacacacgcactgatgtacatgcagtgagaccaatcagcatacacaacaccgcagccaatcaccagcgacagcacacgcactataaaggcaggggacaggagagttcccgctcattctagtagcagccaactcggagcacagagctcacagcctgcaacacagacattcaccatgtgctgagtgcatccacctggttaggactaggcaagggtcaacagttaaagctggtattgcatggcAGGGCAGCTATGGTCTTTTTGCTGTGAGGCCGAGTCTGTGATCATGGGTAAATGTCGTGGTCTTCGTACTGCCAGAAAGTTGCATAACCTTCGGCGTGATCAGAAATGGCATGATAAGCAATACAAGAAGGCCCACTTGCGGACTGCCTTGAAGGCCAACCCATTTGGTGGTGCCTCCCATGCCAAAGGAATAGTCTTGGAAAAAGTTGGTGTTGAGGCTAAGCAGCCCAATTCGGCCATCAGAAAGTGTGTTCGAGTCCAGCTTATTAAGAATGGCAAAAAGATCACAGCTTTTGTTCCAAATGATGGTTGTTTGAATTTCATTGAGGAAAATGATGAAGTTCTAGTGGCTGGTTTTGGTCGTAAGAGTCATGCTGTTGGTGAT
This genomic interval carries:
- the LOC140408997 gene encoding small ribosomal subunit protein uS12-like; protein product: MGKCRGLRTARKLHNLRRDQKWHDKQYKKAHLRTALKANPFGGASHAKGIVLEKVGVEAKQPNSAIRKCVRVQLIKNGKKITAFVPNDGCLNFIEENDEVLVAGFGRKSHAVGDIPGVRFKVVKVANVSLLALYKGKKERPRS